Proteins from a single region of Candidatus Babeliales bacterium:
- the aspS gene encoding aspartate--tRNA ligase → MQYYERTTGCGLINEKYLNKEVKLAGWVQRRRDHGGLIFIDLRDRSGVVQLVFNPDFSPEAHRLAHSLRSEYVISIKGTVIERTQETTNPEMPTGHWEIQVLSLDILNKAKSLPFSLEEADQVDEELRLKYRYLDLRRPSMQKKLSLRNDINFLIREFLQQRGFYDIETPILTKNTPEGAREFLVPSRMESGYFYALPQSPQLYKQLLMASGVERYFQIARCFRDEDLRADRQPEFTQLDLEMSFIQEKDVQSLIEELFTLIMKKIFNISLNTPFKRLSYNEAFSIYGSDKPDLRYSLTISNFTPLFENTELKFLRSVLDKGGKVGGVLLQGKQLSRSELERWVEKAQKVGAKGLLWMKIEEGGKIESPVQKFLSEDFYEQIKTICPKAIPGDILFLVAGQYESAWEILGRLRVQIAQELQMIPEGIYNFCWIIDFPLLQYDKDSDKWDAVHHPFTAPQEGWEDLQPDQMKARAYDIVLNGVELGGGSMRIYKPEMQKKIFDLLGLTEQQVQEKFGFLLEAQELGFPPHGGIALGLDRLLMLLTNSKSIRDVIAFPKMASGHDPLMDAPSKVDDKQLKEYGLKIITKKPESK, encoded by the coding sequence ATGCAGTATTATGAACGAACTACTGGCTGTGGATTAATTAATGAAAAATATTTGAATAAAGAAGTAAAATTAGCTGGATGGGTACAACGAAGAAGAGATCATGGCGGCTTAATTTTTATTGATTTACGAGACAGGAGTGGCGTTGTTCAGCTTGTATTTAATCCTGATTTTTCTCCAGAAGCGCATCGCCTAGCTCATTCTTTAAGATCAGAGTATGTTATTTCTATTAAGGGAACGGTTATTGAACGAACTCAAGAAACAACAAACCCTGAAATGCCAACTGGTCATTGGGAAATTCAAGTATTATCGTTAGATATCTTAAATAAGGCAAAATCATTACCGTTTTCTCTTGAAGAAGCAGATCAAGTTGATGAAGAGTTACGATTAAAATATCGTTATTTAGATTTACGTCGTCCGTCTATGCAAAAGAAATTATCTTTGCGTAATGATATAAATTTTTTGATTCGTGAATTTTTACAACAACGTGGTTTTTATGATATTGAAACACCGATTTTAACGAAAAACACTCCTGAAGGAGCACGAGAATTTCTAGTTCCGTCTCGAATGGAATCGGGTTATTTTTATGCTTTGCCACAATCGCCTCAATTATATAAACAATTGCTTATGGCAAGTGGTGTAGAGCGTTATTTTCAAATTGCGCGGTGCTTTCGTGATGAAGATTTAAGAGCCGATCGGCAACCTGAATTTACTCAACTTGATTTAGAAATGTCATTTATTCAAGAAAAAGATGTTCAGTCTCTTATTGAAGAATTGTTTACATTAATAATGAAAAAAATCTTCAATATCTCGCTCAATACACCTTTTAAAAGGCTTTCATATAACGAAGCTTTTTCTATATATGGATCTGATAAACCTGATTTAAGATATAGCCTAACTATTTCAAATTTTACCCCTTTATTTGAAAATACGGAATTAAAATTTTTGCGATCAGTGTTGGATAAAGGTGGTAAGGTTGGCGGTGTACTTTTACAAGGTAAGCAACTATCTCGTTCCGAACTTGAAAGATGGGTAGAAAAGGCACAAAAAGTTGGCGCAAAAGGTTTATTATGGATGAAAATTGAAGAAGGCGGCAAAATAGAATCACCGGTACAAAAGTTTTTATCAGAAGATTTTTATGAACAAATAAAAACAATATGCCCAAAGGCGATACCTGGCGATATTTTATTTTTAGTAGCAGGGCAATATGAAAGTGCTTGGGAAATTCTTGGTCGTTTGCGTGTGCAAATTGCACAAGAATTACAAATGATTCCAGAAGGTATATATAATTTTTGCTGGATTATTGATTTCCCTTTACTACAATATGATAAAGATTCTGACAAGTGGGATGCGGTTCATCATCCATTTACTGCTCCGCAAGAAGGTTGGGAGGATTTGCAGCCAGATCAAATGAAGGCACGTGCTTATGATATTGTTTTAAATGGCGTAGAATTAGGCGGTGGTTCAATGCGTATTTATAAGCCTGAAATGCAAAAGAAAATATTTGATTTATTAGGCTTAACTGAACAACAAGTCCAAGAAAAATTTGGCTTTTTATTAGAAGCGCAAGAACTTGGTTTTCCGCCACATGGCGGTATCGCTCTTGGCTTAGATCGTTTATTAATGTTGCTTACCAATAGCAAATCGATTCGTGATGTAATTGCATTTCCAAAAATGGCAAGCGGACATGATCCCTTAATGGATGCACCGAGCAAAGTTGATGATAAGCAATTAAAGGAATATGGATTAAAAATTATTACTAAAAAGCCAGAATCAAAATAA
- a CDS encoding MraY family glycosyltransferase, translating into MMLSVKLFLAIKLFLSSLISFLMTWYLIPIFSRIAIKLNIMDVPDGKIKKHKKPTPYLGGIALYIGFIATLAIVFPFENKIFLLLIGSTLLLFLGLIDDILQIKPYQKFFWQLIVAFCFLKSGIYLKESFFLNNIWNIPISALWILIVTNAFNLVDVMDGLTSLLASAACITLFLIAIFFGQDNLSLLLTCFLGPLIAFFWYNRPPAKIYLGDAGSLFIGGFLGTVPFLFNWSTYNPYGFLTPIIILLIPLLEVSALILIRSYKGIPFYYGSPDHFSMYLQQRGWSKNQILGYILCISTILCGTSILVALNSIDLITFTFLAIILLFSWGYSICKKNNSVKII; encoded by the coding sequence ATGATGCTGTCGGTAAAGCTTTTTTTAGCTATTAAATTATTTCTTTCGTCGCTTATTTCATTTTTAATGACATGGTATCTAATTCCTATTTTTTCTCGCATTGCAATAAAATTGAATATAATGGATGTTCCAGATGGGAAAATAAAAAAACATAAAAAACCTACGCCTTATTTAGGAGGAATTGCTTTATATATAGGCTTTATTGCCACTCTTGCAATTGTGTTTCCCTTTGAAAATAAAATATTTTTATTGTTAATAGGTTCGACATTATTACTTTTTCTTGGATTAATTGATGATATTTTACAGATTAAACCATATCAAAAATTTTTTTGGCAATTAATTGTGGCTTTTTGCTTTTTAAAATCCGGTATTTATCTCAAAGAAAGCTTTTTTCTCAATAATATTTGGAATATTCCTATATCCGCATTATGGATATTAATAGTTACAAATGCATTTAATTTAGTTGATGTCATGGATGGGTTAACAAGTTTATTAGCCTCTGCCGCCTGTATAACACTCTTTCTTATTGCGATTTTTTTTGGCCAGGATAATTTATCTTTATTATTAACTTGTTTTTTAGGGCCGTTGATTGCTTTTTTTTGGTATAACCGTCCTCCGGCAAAAATATATCTAGGCGATGCAGGTTCTCTTTTTATAGGAGGTTTTTTGGGAACGGTACCTTTTTTATTTAACTGGAGTACTTACAATCCTTATGGTTTTTTAACACCGATTATTATTTTGCTAATACCACTTTTAGAAGTAAGTGCTTTAATTTTGATTCGATCATATAAAGGTATACCATTTTATTATGGCAGCCCAGATCATTTTTCCATGTATTTGCAACAGAGAGGTTGGAGTAAAAACCAAATATTAGGATATATTCTTTGTATATCAACTATATTATGTGGAACAAGCATATTGGTTGCTCTTAATAGTATAGATCTTATAACCTTTACATTCCTTGCAATTATACTACTGTTTTCCTGGGGATATTCTATTTGTAAAAAGAATAATTCGGTAAAAATCATATAG
- a CDS encoding secretin N-terminal domain-containing protein, whose translation MKKNILLFLFLFIFNFSFGQEEIKKENEQSLKINTNHRKKFLFNFTDKPLVELINELAAEKKVNIVLPQGALAIQPTTKVTMHFQNPMNMKDAWKQLMAILELAGYTIEPAANMLHVKKIDQNINREPLDVYIDIPFNELPDTAQVIRALFYLKNLSLKANWNDLNAMLKDMLSQTADIRADIKTNSIILTDKANNIKGVMKIINELDKGGMKDSIQVLPLYYVSAQVIDDLFNKQMLAPKQQPTAGAPAVSDQASYFPKNTRVLGIEHTNSLVIMGSPYAIDAVKDFIFKYIDRPLESGESILHVYELQYLNAQEFAPILQQMVSPAQEGQAAGRVETGPKQYFKDVRVTAEITRETMERIMPTTPGGQAVTGAPQPITEGARLGGNRLIIAARKKDWLRIKKLIEDLDKPQPQVALEVLVVDVILDNNRLLGHQMRDTKGFDHSISDNLHFQVAGLNQPILSEAFQDDGLLPAGSLPANALMSNLLRPGSLGNSSEGVPQNLANVATPGSLIISLDDANSNGVWSVWQILNRYMNTTILAQPFIITKNHKQATVTITQQRLLEGDADTSNVAVKVNFQWVTAALTVDILPHISSSNNVNLQITINVNEFASETQNNRITRLIQTNANIGDKQILAIGGLTRTQESISTDETPLLGKIPILGWFFKREVKNKEKNNLVIFISPTIIEPKLKGGTDMYTDRKLDLAKDNLNEYLNFENLKDPITRWFFKPDVCLGEKTIAKYRETTLQEFDQNEMMMARNNTEMAPKNSFNLADQSKETNELKKLIEHEENPLLTQANPAQADPQS comes from the coding sequence ATGAAAAAAAATATCTTATTGTTTCTCTTTTTGTTTATTTTTAATTTTTCTTTCGGTCAAGAAGAAATAAAAAAAGAAAATGAACAATCATTAAAAATTAACACTAATCATAGAAAAAAATTTCTTTTTAATTTTACAGACAAACCTTTAGTTGAACTTATTAATGAATTAGCAGCAGAAAAAAAGGTAAATATTGTTTTGCCTCAAGGTGCTCTTGCTATTCAGCCAACTACAAAAGTGACCATGCATTTTCAAAATCCAATGAATATGAAAGATGCTTGGAAACAATTGATGGCCATTCTAGAGCTTGCAGGCTATACTATCGAGCCAGCGGCCAATATGCTGCATGTAAAAAAAATTGATCAAAATATAAACCGAGAACCACTTGATGTTTATATTGATATTCCTTTTAATGAGTTACCTGATACTGCACAAGTAATTAGAGCACTCTTTTACCTTAAAAATTTAAGTTTAAAAGCAAATTGGAATGATCTAAATGCCATGCTTAAAGATATGTTATCACAAACTGCTGATATTCGTGCTGATATAAAAACAAATTCAATTATTTTAACTGATAAGGCAAATAATATTAAAGGAGTAATGAAAATTATCAATGAATTAGATAAAGGTGGCATGAAAGATAGCATTCAAGTATTACCTTTATATTATGTATCGGCACAAGTAATTGATGACCTTTTTAATAAGCAAATGCTTGCACCAAAACAACAACCTACTGCTGGTGCTCCTGCCGTTTCTGATCAAGCCTCATACTTTCCAAAGAACACAAGGGTTTTAGGCATAGAACATACCAACTCTTTAGTAATCATGGGAAGCCCTTATGCTATTGATGCCGTTAAAGATTTTATTTTTAAATATATTGATCGTCCATTAGAATCTGGTGAATCAATTTTACATGTTTACGAATTGCAATACTTAAATGCGCAAGAATTTGCTCCAATTTTACAACAAATGGTTTCTCCAGCTCAAGAAGGACAAGCAGCAGGAAGAGTTGAAACTGGTCCAAAGCAATATTTTAAAGATGTAAGAGTAACAGCTGAGATTACCCGTGAAACTATGGAACGAATAATGCCTACTACTCCAGGTGGCCAAGCGGTAACTGGAGCTCCACAACCAATTACTGAAGGTGCTCGTCTGGGCGGCAATCGTTTAATTATCGCTGCACGCAAAAAAGATTGGCTTCGTATAAAAAAATTAATTGAAGACCTTGATAAGCCGCAACCCCAAGTTGCACTTGAAGTACTTGTTGTTGACGTAATACTGGATAATAATCGGTTACTTGGCCATCAAATGCGTGATACAAAAGGATTCGATCATAGCATTTCTGACAACCTTCATTTTCAAGTAGCTGGTTTAAACCAACCAATTTTAAGTGAAGCTTTTCAAGATGATGGTTTATTGCCAGCTGGTAGCTTGCCCGCAAATGCTTTAATGTCTAATTTATTACGTCCTGGTTCTTTAGGAAATTCAAGTGAAGGTGTACCTCAAAACTTAGCAAATGTTGCTACCCCAGGATCTTTAATTATCTCTTTAGATGATGCTAATTCAAATGGAGTGTGGAGTGTATGGCAAATTTTAAATAGATATATGAATACTACTATCCTCGCGCAACCATTTATTATCACTAAAAATCATAAACAAGCGACCGTAACCATCACTCAACAAAGACTATTAGAAGGTGATGCTGATACTTCTAATGTTGCAGTTAAGGTTAACTTTCAATGGGTAACAGCAGCTCTTACTGTTGATATATTACCGCATATTAGCTCATCTAATAATGTAAATTTGCAAATTACTATTAATGTAAATGAATTTGCGAGTGAAACACAAAATAACAGGATCACTAGATTAATTCAAACAAATGCAAATATTGGTGATAAACAAATATTAGCAATTGGTGGCTTGACTAGAACACAAGAAAGTATTTCCACCGATGAAACACCCTTATTGGGAAAAATTCCAATTTTAGGATGGTTTTTTAAAAGAGAAGTAAAAAATAAAGAAAAGAATAATTTAGTTATTTTTATTTCACCTACCATTATAGAGCCAAAATTAAAAGGTGGTACTGATATGTATACTGATCGCAAGCTAGACCTTGCCAAAGACAATCTTAATGAATATTTAAATTTTGAAAACTTAAAGGATCCAATTACACGATGGTTCTTTAAACCAGATGTTTGTTTAGGTGAAAAAACAATTGCTAAGTATCGAGAAACTACATTGCAAGAATTTGATCAAAATGAAATGATGATGGCAAGAAATAATACTGAAATGGCACCTAAAAATAGTTTTAATCTTGCTGATCAAAGCAAAGAAACGAATGAATTGAAAAAACTAATTGAGCATGAAGAAAATCCACTTCTTACTCAAGCAAATCCTGCGCAAGCTGATCCTCAATCGTGA
- the eno gene encoding phosphopyruvate hydratase, with product MKITKLQAYEIFDSRGIPTIECHLTLDYEILITASVPSGLSKGKYEAYELRDNEKRLMGLGVKKAINNIETIIAPVIIGQQPDVVNTDQLILQLDGTDYKKNLGANAMLAVSIAVLKAQAILLEVEPYELIAQLCDLETLLLPLPLFNFINGGKHARNRLRIQEFMIMPVGARSFREALEIGIEFNHVLKEEVYRIEKMVCIGDEGGYAPLFEDDTQVFDLLINVINKLGGKEVFKIAIDVAASQFYDIDKKIYQWKDTALNSIELQNLYEKFIESYPICSIEDPFAEDDWDAWIEMTAKLGDKIQIVGDDLFATNPERIYQGSMIQAANAAIIKPNQVGTVTETLQSIQLCKEYNLGIIISHRSGETNDSFIADLAVGSSAGQIKAGGCMRGERLAKYNRLLTIEDQLAQDLLE from the coding sequence GTGAAAATAACTAAATTGCAGGCATATGAAATTTTTGATTCAAGAGGAATACCAACAATTGAGTGTCATTTAACGTTAGATTATGAGATTTTGATAACCGCATCGGTCCCTTCTGGCCTATCAAAAGGAAAATATGAAGCCTATGAATTACGTGATAATGAAAAACGATTGATGGGTTTAGGAGTAAAAAAAGCAATTAATAATATTGAAACAATTATTGCACCCGTTATTATTGGTCAACAACCTGATGTAGTGAATACTGATCAATTAATATTACAACTAGATGGAACTGATTATAAAAAAAACTTAGGCGCTAATGCCATGCTTGCGGTAAGCATAGCAGTACTTAAAGCACAAGCAATTTTACTAGAAGTCGAACCTTATGAACTTATTGCACAATTATGTGATTTAGAAACATTATTATTGCCGCTTCCTCTTTTTAACTTTATAAATGGTGGTAAGCATGCAAGAAATCGATTACGTATTCAAGAATTTATGATTATGCCGGTCGGAGCCCGAAGTTTTCGCGAAGCCCTAGAAATTGGTATAGAATTTAACCATGTATTAAAAGAAGAGGTTTATCGTATTGAGAAAATGGTTTGCATAGGTGATGAAGGTGGTTATGCACCATTATTTGAAGATGATACACAAGTATTTGATTTATTAATAAATGTAATCAATAAATTAGGTGGAAAAGAGGTTTTTAAGATTGCGATTGATGTAGCAGCATCTCAATTTTATGATATAGATAAAAAAATATATCAATGGAAAGATACTGCTCTTAATTCAATCGAGTTACAGAACCTATATGAAAAATTTATCGAGTCATATCCAATTTGTTCAATAGAAGACCCATTTGCTGAAGATGATTGGGATGCATGGATTGAAATGACAGCGAAATTAGGGGATAAAATTCAAATTGTTGGTGATGATCTTTTTGCAACAAATCCCGAAAGAATTTATCAAGGTAGCATGATCCAAGCTGCTAATGCAGCAATAATTAAACCAAATCAAGTAGGAACAGTTACTGAAACCTTACAATCAATCCAGCTCTGTAAAGAATATAATCTTGGTATTATTATTTCTCATAGATCAGGAGAAACTAATGATTCATTCATTGCAGATCTTGCAGTTGGTTCCAGCGCTGGTCAGATTAAAGCAGGAGGTTGCATGCGTGGCGAACGACTTGCAAAATATAATCGGCTTCTCACGATTGAGGATCAGCTTGCGCAGGATTTGCTTGAGTAA
- the infB gene encoding translation initiation factor IF-2, translating into MRIYEVAKLLNISNKELLEILERHGMQAKSHMSTISQDDLDKLNVILKEKKQTPSKIAKDDTKPKRENQIEKSSQKVEKVEKIIEKKELKREPEDISRPAAQPPEFIVKPMTLGEIAEKINKPVSELIVSLLKQGVVCTKNQLLSEKLVEQLATSYGFSISYPKKEKEETKIAVIEQEEGFTERLPIVVVLGHVDHGKTTLLDFIRKTKVALKEKGGITQHLGAYEAETPQGNVICIDTPGHEAFSNIRGRGVKVADLAIIVVAADDSVMPQTVEAIKKAQDANIPIIVAINKMDKVDSSRLEVIRTDLARYNVLVEEWGGDVIAVPISAKTGDGVDRLLEMVVLQSQLMDLKADLERPASGFVLESRLEKGLGPVATIICQHGILHIGDYFAAGYSIGKATSIIDSYGKRIKKVGPSIPVQIAGFSELPHAGDFFEVISQEKYRKLKNSKDARVAYQAKYIVSDQAIKLIVKTDNSSSQEALLTSLNKLSSKMKKEIYIVHSGIGDITESDVVLATNTGAMIVGLHIKIESNAIQIAQKNIVRIMLFDIIYKLLEHIESIIKAEEPVKMVSKKIGEAVIRKVFQIKNIGVIAGAYVKDGRFAREGRIIAWRGKEKIGEGPIKSLEREKRSVKEVHAGFECAFLVEGIDDWQVDDRAECYINVPESK; encoded by the coding sequence ATGCGTATTTATGAAGTTGCAAAGTTATTAAATATCTCGAATAAAGAATTATTAGAAATACTAGAACGTCATGGTATGCAAGCAAAAAGTCATATGTCTACTATTTCTCAAGATGATCTGGATAAGCTTAATGTGATTTTGAAAGAAAAAAAACAAACTCCTTCAAAGATTGCTAAAGATGATACAAAACCGAAGAGGGAGAATCAAATCGAAAAGTCTTCTCAAAAAGTTGAAAAAGTTGAAAAAATTATTGAAAAAAAAGAATTAAAGCGCGAACCAGAAGATATATCTCGTCCAGCAGCACAACCCCCTGAATTTATTGTAAAACCGATGACTCTTGGTGAAATTGCAGAAAAAATTAATAAGCCAGTTAGTGAGCTTATTGTCTCATTATTAAAACAAGGTGTTGTTTGTACAAAAAATCAGTTGCTTTCTGAAAAACTTGTTGAGCAATTAGCAACCTCTTATGGCTTTTCGATTTCTTATCCTAAAAAAGAAAAAGAAGAAACAAAAATTGCAGTTATTGAACAAGAAGAAGGTTTTACCGAACGGCTACCGATTGTTGTGGTTTTAGGCCATGTTGATCATGGAAAAACTACGCTTTTAGATTTTATTCGTAAAACAAAAGTTGCTTTAAAAGAAAAAGGAGGAATTACGCAACATTTAGGTGCGTATGAAGCTGAAACTCCTCAGGGAAATGTAATTTGCATTGACACACCTGGTCATGAAGCGTTTTCAAATATACGCGGCAGAGGTGTTAAAGTTGCAGATTTGGCAATTATTGTGGTTGCGGCTGATGACAGTGTTATGCCACAGACTGTTGAAGCAATAAAAAAAGCGCAAGATGCAAATATCCCAATTATTGTAGCTATTAACAAAATGGATAAAGTTGATTCAAGTAGGCTTGAAGTAATTAGAACTGATTTAGCTCGTTATAATGTATTAGTAGAAGAATGGGGCGGAGATGTTATAGCGGTTCCAATTTCAGCTAAAACAGGGGATGGTGTTGATCGGCTTTTAGAGATGGTTGTTCTACAGTCCCAACTTATGGATTTAAAGGCTGATTTGGAAAGACCAGCTAGTGGATTCGTTTTAGAATCAAGGCTAGAAAAAGGATTGGGACCTGTTGCAACTATTATTTGTCAACATGGTATTTTACATATTGGAGATTACTTTGCGGCAGGTTATTCCATTGGAAAAGCAACTTCAATAATTGATTCTTACGGCAAACGTATCAAAAAAGTTGGTCCATCAATACCGGTACAGATAGCAGGATTTTCTGAACTTCCTCATGCAGGAGACTTTTTTGAGGTTATTTCTCAAGAAAAATACAGAAAATTAAAAAATTCTAAAGATGCACGTGTCGCATACCAAGCAAAGTATATTGTTTCTGATCAAGCAATTAAATTAATTGTAAAAACAGATAATTCTTCATCACAAGAAGCATTGCTAACATCTTTAAATAAACTATCTAGTAAAATGAAAAAAGAAATTTATATTGTACACAGTGGCATCGGAGACATCACTGAAAGCGATGTAGTATTGGCTACAAATACTGGTGCAATGATTGTTGGCTTGCATATAAAAATTGAATCGAATGCCATACAGATAGCACAAAAAAATATTGTTCGAATTATGCTTTTTGATATTATTTATAAGCTTTTAGAGCATATTGAATCTATTATAAAAGCAGAAGAGCCAGTTAAGATGGTATCAAAAAAAATTGGCGAAGCTGTCATTCGAAAAGTGTTCCAAATAAAAAATATTGGTGTCATTGCTGGAGCATATGTTAAAGACGGTCGTTTTGCAAGAGAAGGACGAATCATTGCATGGCGAGGGAAAGAAAAGATTGGCGAAGGTCCAATAAAAAGTCTCGAGCGTGAAAAAAGGTCAGTTAAAGAAGTACATGCTGGCTTTGAATGTGCATTTCTTGTAGAAGGCATAGATGATTGGCAAGTAGATGACCGCGCCGAATGTTATATTAATGTTCCTGAATCGAAATAA
- a CDS encoding DNA starvation/stationary phase protection protein, producing the protein MIDIGIPENNRKEITIKLNVLLANEYILYTKTLNYHWNIVSRDFGALHKFFENQYEELFDIIDAVAERVRSLGFKAYGTLKEFIENTTLAEYPGKYPDDRTMIEHLLKDHETIIKQLRQDADLTMDLNDIGTNNFLTDILEKHEKMAWMLRAHLD; encoded by the coding sequence ATGATCGATATTGGAATCCCAGAAAATAATCGTAAAGAAATAACAATAAAACTTAATGTATTGCTTGCAAATGAATATATTCTTTACACTAAAACATTAAATTATCATTGGAATATTGTTAGTAGAGATTTTGGTGCATTACATAAGTTTTTCGAAAATCAATATGAAGAACTGTTTGATATAATCGATGCTGTTGCTGAACGAGTAAGATCTCTGGGATTTAAAGCATATGGCACTTTAAAAGAATTTATCGAAAATACTACTCTTGCAGAATATCCTGGCAAATACCCTGATGATCGCACTATGATTGAACATCTATTAAAAGACCATGAAACTATTATAAAGCAGTTACGACAAGATGCTGACTTAACAATGGATCTTAATGATATTGGTACCAATAATTTTCTGACCGATATTTTGGAAAAGCATGAAAAAATGGCTTGGATGCTCAGAGCTCATTTAGATTAA
- a CDS encoding deoxyribonuclease IV, with translation MKQKKQSLLLGAHMSIAGGLQKAIERGESIGCTCIQIFTKSNKQWAAKKLTEEDINNFKNAAKNSTIIKSIVAHAGYLINIGSPNELVNKKSVESLMAELLRCEMLNIPYLILHPGAHLYSSESDCINLIAKNLNLILSENPGNTTILLENTAGQGSNIGYTFEQLKKIYEKVIDKKRVNFCLDTCHAFAAGYDFSTPKEYQQMWIHFDETLGLENLKAIHINDSKFGLGLQKDRHANIGEGKIDLEAFRLLFNDERFFDVPKILETPKEEGLKEDIKNMNTIKNLLSSSTRKKLIVF, from the coding sequence ATGAAACAAAAAAAACAATCGCTACTCCTAGGTGCTCATATGTCAATTGCTGGTGGACTGCAAAAAGCAATAGAAAGAGGGGAGTCTATTGGCTGTACCTGTATTCAAATTTTTACTAAAAGCAATAAACAATGGGCTGCAAAAAAATTAACTGAAGAAGATATTAATAACTTTAAAAATGCTGCAAAAAATTCCACTATTATTAAAAGCATTGTGGCGCATGCAGGTTATCTAATAAATATTGGATCTCCAAATGAATTAGTAAATAAAAAGTCAGTAGAGTCGCTAATGGCAGAATTATTACGATGTGAAATGCTAAATATTCCTTATCTTATTTTACATCCTGGAGCCCATCTGTATTCTTCTGAATCCGATTGCATAAACTTGATTGCTAAAAACTTAAATCTAATTCTCTCAGAAAACCCAGGAAATACTACAATTTTGCTTGAGAATACTGCAGGACAAGGCTCAAATATTGGATACACTTTTGAGCAACTCAAAAAAATATATGAGAAAGTTATTGATAAAAAAAGAGTAAATTTCTGCCTAGATACTTGTCATGCTTTCGCCGCAGGTTATGATTTTTCCACGCCTAAAGAGTACCAACAAATGTGGATTCATTTTGATGAAACTCTTGGCTTAGAAAATCTTAAAGCTATTCATATTAATGACTCAAAATTTGGTTTAGGTTTACAGAAAGATAGACATGCTAATATAGGTGAAGGGAAAATAGACCTAGAAGCATTTAGATTATTATTCAATGATGAACGTTTTTTTGATGTACCAAAAATTCTAGAAACTCCAAAAGAAGAAGGACTTAAAGAAGATATAAAAAATATGAATACAATAAAAAATCTTCTTTCTTCATCTACCCGAAAAAAATTAATAGTTTTTTAA